The following coding sequences are from one Pongo abelii isolate AG06213 chromosome 3, NHGRI_mPonAbe1-v2.0_pri, whole genome shotgun sequence window:
- the TRIML2 gene encoding probable E3 ubiquitin-protein ligase TRIML2 translates to MSKRLSPQLQHNITEDAYCETHLEPTRLFCDVDQITLCSKCFQSQEHKHHMVCGIQEAAENYRKLFQEILNTSREKLEAAKSILTDERERMAMIQEEEQNFKKMIESEYSMRLRLLNEECEQNLQRQQECVSDLNLRAALLNQVIKLATELEEMFQEMLQRLGLVGRENMKKLKESEARVSEQICSLRKLIVELEKKCGEGALALLKNAKYSLERSKSLLLEHLEPAHITDLSLCHIRGLSSMFRVLQRHLTLDPETAHPCLALSEDLRTMRLRHGQQDGAGNPERLDFSAMVLAAESFTSGRHYWEVDVEKATRWQVGIYHSSADTRGSTAIASGEKVLLTGSVMGTECTLWVFPPLKRLFLEKNLDTVGVFLDCDHGQISFYNVTETSLIYNFSHCAFQGALRPVFSLCIPNGDTSPDSLTISPQRGPSCDATVSP, encoded by the exons ATGTCCAAAAGGCTCAGCCCTCAGTTACAGCACAACATCACAGAAGATGCTTATTGTGAAACACACCTGGAACCAACACGGCTGTTCTGTGATGTTGACCAAATCACACTCTGCAGCAAATGCTTCCAGTCCCAGGAGCACAAACATCACATGGTGTGTGGGATACAAGAGGCGGCTGAGAATTACAGG AAGTTATTCCAGGAAATATTGAACACATCGAGGGAGAAACTTGAAGCAGCTAAAAGCATATTGACTGATGAGCGAGAAAGAATGGCGATGATTCAG gaagaggaacaaaattttaaaaagatgattgagTCTGAGTATAGTATGAGACTCCGGTTGTTGAATGAAGAGTGTGAGCAGAATCTCCAGAGACAGCAGGAATGCGTATCTGACTTGAACTTGAGAGCAGCCCTTCTGAATCAAGTGATCAAGCTTGCCACCGAGCTAGAGGAGATGTTCCAGGAAATGCTACAG AGACTAGGCCTTGTGGGGAGAGAgaacatgaagaaactgaaggaGAGTGAAGCCAGGGTTTCTGAACAGATCTGCAGCCTCCGAAAGCTCATCGTGGAGCTTGAGAAAAAGTGTGGGGAAGGCGCCTTAGCATTGCTCAAG aATGCAAAATACTCTTTAGAAAG GAGCAAGTCACTGCTGCTTGAGCATCTGGAGCCCGCTCATATCACAGACCTGAGTTTATGCCACATAAGAGGACTCAGCAGCATGTTCAGAGTACTCCAGA GACATTTAACGTTGGATCCTGAAACAGCTCATCCTTGCCTGGCACTATCTGAGGACCTGAGAACTATGAGATTGAGACATGGGCAGCAAGATGGGGCTGGCAACCCAGAACGATTGGACTTCAGTGCCATGGTGCTGGCTGCGGAGAGCTTCACCTCAGGGAGGCACTACTGGGAGGTGGACGTGGAAAAGGCAACCAGGTGGCAAGTGGGCATATACCACAGCTCTGCAGACACAAGGGGCAGCACGGCCATAGCTTCCGGAGAGAAAGTCTTGCTCACGGGGTCAGTGATGGGGACCGAGTGTACCCTCTGGGTCTTCCCCCCTCTGAAAAGGCTCTTcctggaaaagaatttggacacAGTTGGGGTTTTCCTTGACTGTGACCATGGGCAGATATCATTCTACAATGTGACCGAGACGTCCCTCATTTACAATTTCTCCCATTGCGCTTTCCAAGGAGCTCTCAGGCCTGTGTTTTCCCTCTGTATCCCAAATGGAGACACAAGTCCAGACTCCCTCACCATCTCCCCACAACGTGGTCCTTCTTGCGATGCTACTGTTAGCCCTTAA